In Candidatus Delongbacteria bacterium, the genomic window AATGATGACTCCTTTTAATTGTTTTCTATCTTGCAATTACAATATAACAATAATTGGAGTCATTATTTTATTTTGGACACTAATGATGTTGAACCTAATGTTTTATTTAGGAATATAAGATTTAATTTAAAAGAAAATGGAGTAGCGATAGTAATTATCCAGTTGCCTTCAGAATCATATACTCAAGTTACTAAAACTAAGTATAAAAGTCTTGAACTTTTGAATGGCTTTATGAAAAGCTATTCACTTCGTGATTTTAATGAAATCTTAACTATTAATGGCTTTGAAATAATAGAACAGCAGATGTATAAAACAGAATTTGGGAAACATTTTGGAATTTTAAGTATAAAAAACCTCTGAGTACTCAGAGGTTTATAACAAATCAGAGTAATTAAAAACCAATTCCGATTCCTAATTTTAGAACTGGAGCCCATTTGTATTCAAGATCATAGTTCAAAGTTTCATAGAATGGAAGTATTGCTTCACCTTCAATTAAAAATCTTATTGTACTAACTCTAAGCATTTCATAGCCAAAAAGTACATTTCCTCTCATTCCTGTCTTAATTTCATCAACATCATCAAAATAATGTTCTTCTAAAATTTTAGATGCTCCATAGCTTAAACCTCCACCAATATACAAACTATTAGAATTCAAAGAATCAAAATAGTAAATAAGGGCAAGCCTAATCCATTCCCCATCCCATTCATAATCATCCTTAGCTTGTGAAAATAACATATTAAAAATTGATACATCCACAGCAAACTCATCAAGTTCAGCTCTGTAACCAAAGCCAAAATGAATATCAGTAGCAGATTTATCGTGAGAAATAGTAGAGACACCAAGTTTAGCGTATTTAAAATTTTCTGATTTTAATCTCATTTCTGATTTTCTTATGTCATTCGCTGTAACATTAGATCTGTTTAATGTACTTATCTCATCAGCTTTTTTATTTGTATCAATTGCACCAATCAATTGATCATATGCTCTTGGTAAATCTGACAATTTATTGATCTCTTTTTTCTTTACACTACCCTCTGGAGATTCAATGATAACAGTTATTAAGTCTCCTAAAATGATATGATATAATACAAAATAGCTATTACTTTCTTTATCAATATCAAATCCCTTTTCCTTTAATGAACTTTCAAACATTATGAGTGCTGATCTTCTCTCTTTTGGTTCAAGTTGATCTTTTTCTTCATCGATTTTAAAGTTATACGATGTTGCAAATAACCCCATTGTAGCACACACTAAAAACAGAAACAATAGTTTCATGGTAACTCCTCAAGTTAATTAGATTGAAAATATAGGTATATGAGTCCTACAATACAATCAAAAAATGATCATAAAAAATTATATTTTTTTATTTTATATATTGAGAAAAATAATTATACTAACTTGAAGTAATTGTAATCTAATTACGGTGGTTTGCGAATGGATAGACAAGCAATACTAACTAACTTCATGATTCCTGGAAAATTTGCACTGGTTGAGGTTATAGAAGTTTTTGTATCATTTGTTCCAGGGTATATTATGCAGATTCAGGATGATTGGAACAGAAAAGATATTGAAGCTTTCAAAAAATCTGTAAATAAACTTAAAGGTTCTGTGGGTAATTTTTATCAAATGAATCTGGTTAACGATCTAAAAAAACTTGAATTAATGACAGATGATTCAACAACGATTATTACTCATGAGTTTATGACCAAGACTCTTACAGCGACAAAGAGTTTTGTTACAGAGTTGAAAGAGTTTCAAGATGAACTTCTTAGCAATATGGAAGTTTCGGAAAGTTTAAGAGAAATTACTTTTTAAGTTTTTCCAAAATTATTGTAGCTAAAGATTCATTAATACCTTTAATTTTTGTTAGCTCTTCAACTGTCAAATTCTTTATTATTTCTATGCTTCCAAACTCTTTTATTAATGTTTCTCTTTTCTTTTCGCCGATACCGTTTATCTCATCCAAGATAGAATGGATTTGTGCTTTTTCACGCTTTGATCTGTGAAATGTAATTGCAAATCTGTGTGCTTCGTCTCTTAATTGCTGAATTAGTTTTAGAGATGATGAAGTTCTTGGGAGCATAACCGGTTCGCTATCTCCTGGGAAAAAAACTTCTTCTAATCTTTTTGCCAGACCTATTACAGGAATATCAAGTTTAAGCTCATCAAAAACTTTTTTTGCTCTGGATAATTGTCCTTTACCTCCGTCAATGATTACTAAATCAGGGGTATGAAGACTCTCTTCTGTTTCAAGTTTGACATATCTCCTCCTAACAACTTCCTCCATAGATGCGAAATCATCGATACCTTCCACGGTTTTAATATTAAATTTTCTATAACCAGCTTTAAAAGGTTTAGCATTTTTAAAACATACCATAGACGCGACAGTTTGCCTTCCTGCAAAATGACTAATATCGAAGCACTCAATAATTTCTGGAGCTTTTTCAAGATTTAAATCTCTCTTCAATGACAATATACTTCTTGGTGTATAGTCCTTTTTCAATTTTTCAAGCTTCATATCATTCAACAATTGCTCTGCATTTTTTACAGCCAAAAAAATCATTCTATTCTTTTCTCCAATTTGTGGAGTTTTGAGATATACTTTTTTTCCTTTTAATTTTGAAAGCCATTCAACAATAGTCTCTGGTTCTTCAACTTCTGTACTGGATAGTAATAACTCAGGATAATCGGAAGTTTTTTGATAGTAAAGTGAAACAAATTCTTCAAGAATTTCAGAAATGTTTTTTTGATAAACGCCATCCAAAAAATAGTGATTTCTTGCAATCATCCTTCCGTTTCTTACTTTAAATACTACACAACAAGCGTCATTATCTTCACATGCTACAGCAACATAATCGGTAGCAGTTTGATCAGCAGATTCCACTTTTTGCTTTTCAAGATAGTTTTCCAGAGTTTTAATTTGATCTCTGCAAAGAGCTGCAAGCTCAAAATTTAGTTGATCACTAGCTTCAATCATTTTCTTTTTCAATGAGTTCATCAACTCTTTATCATTACCAGTTAAAAAAGAGATTACTTCCTTAACACGTTTTCTATATAACTCAGGATCATCAAGACCTTTACATGGTCCACTACAAATTTTTATGTGATAATCTAAACATAATTTATAATTTCCTGATTTGATAGAATTTTCTGTTAGATTAAGATCACAATTTCTTATACCAGCAATTTTCTTTAGTGAGGATAGTAGCTCTCTCATTGCTTTAACATTAGTATAAGGTCCGTAGTACTTAGTATTTTCTTTATTGATTGATCTTGTTATGTATAATCTAGGATAAAGTTCTTTTGTAACTGCTAAATATGGATAACTTTTATCATCTTTAAGATCGATATTGTATTTTGGTTTATGTTTTTTGATAAGATTTGCTTCAAGAACAAGAGCTTCCAATTCATTATCAGTTATTATATATTCAAGATTGTGAATTTTTCGAACTAAAACTTCTGTCTTAAATTGCTGATGTTTTCCGACATTCAAAAAATAGGATCGTATTCTGTTTTTTAGTACTTTTGCTTTTCCTATATATATAATATTTCCTTTTTTATCAAAATACATATATACACCAGGATTTGAAGGTAAATTGTTAAGCCTGAAATTTAGCTTTTCATTTTCAGTGTATTTAAAATCTCTGCTCAATTTTACTCCATAGTTAAGTATTGAAAACTAAGAATAACCAACTGTTTTTCAAAATTTTTTAATAAAAAAAAGGGTGTCTAATGACACCCTTATATATAAATGACTAACTCAGATTATTTATTCACTCTAAATTTATCATTTCCATTTTCAAGAAAATCGATGATCTGTTTTGCAGCTGCAATACCAGCATTGATATTTGCTTCAGCAGTTTGAGCACCCATTTTTTTATCAGTAAAAAGAACTCTCTCTTCGTACATCTCTTTAAGTTCAGCCTGACAATCAGGAGCAACGTCAGAAACATATTTAAAATCAGTTCTTTCAGCCATCATTTTCTTAAGACCCTCTTCACAAATAACTTCTTTTCTTGCAGTATTTACAAGAGTTGCACCTTTTTTCATTGTGCTTAAAAGTTCAAAATTAATTGATTTTTTAGTCTTTTCATTTGCAGGAATATGAAGCGAAAGATAGTCAGATTTTTTGTAAAGTTCCTCAACTGTGGAAACAGGAGTTACACCGTCTTTTTTGATGTCTTCATCAGAAACAAATGGGTCAAAAGCTATTACGTTCATTCCAAAACCTTTAGCAATCAAAGCAACATATTTACCTACGTTACCATAAGCATGGATACCAACAGTTTTCTCTCTCAACTCACTTCCTGATTTACCAGTATATTTTTTTCTGGCAATAGTAATCATCATACCAAATGCAAGTTCTGCAACGGCATTTGAGTTTTGACCAGGAGTATTCATAACGCATACACCTTTTTCAGTAGCAGCTTCAAGATCAACATTATCGTAACCAGCACCAGCTCTAACAATAATTTTTAGATTTTTTCCAGCTTCGATTACTTCTCTAGTAGCTTTATCAGATCTCACGATAACAGCATCAACATCGCTAACAGCTTTAACAAAATCAGCCTGATCAGTATAACCTTCAAGCATTACTAATTCGTAACCGTCATTAGAAGCAACTACTTTTTTTATCTCATCTACTGCTTTCGCTGCAAATGGCTTGTCAGTCGCAATTAGAATCTTTTTCATTACTACTCCAGTTTATCTGTTTTCTCTGTCAAATTTTTCGATGAATTCAGCAAGTTTTTTACATCCTTCTAAAGGCATTGCATTGTAAATAGAAGCTCTCATACCACCAACACTTCTATGTCCTTTAAGAGTAACAAATCCTTCTTTTGATGCTTCTTTAAGGAATTTTGTAGTAAGTTCTTCTGCGTTTGCATATTTTTCAGCATCTGGGAAGAAAGGAATATTCATAAGAGATCTGTCTTCACCTTGAGCAACGTGAGCTTTGAAAATTGTTGAGTTGTCAATAGCATCATAAATGTATTGTGCTTTTTCTCTGTTGATTTTTTCCATAGCTGCAACACCACCATTTTCAAGAAGATAATCAAATACAAGACCAGCAAGATAAATACCATATGTTGGAGGAGTATTGAACATAGAACCTTCATCGCTGTGAGTTTTGAAGTCAAGCATTGTAGGGATGTTCTCGATTTTACCAATCATATCTTCTCTGATAATACAAACTGTAACACCAGCTGGACCGATATTTTTCTGAGCACCAGCATAAACCATTGCATATTTAGTGATGTCAAACTCTTCTGAAAGAATATTAGAAGACATATCCGCTATCACAGGAACATTAACTTCTGGTAAAGTCATACATTTTGTACCATAGATTGTGTTGTTTGAAGTGATGTGAATATAATCAGCATCAGCTCTAAACATTGAAGAATCTAATTTTGGGAAGTATTTGTAGTTAGATTCTTTTGAGCTAGCAGCAACATGAACATCTACACCATATTTTTTTGCTTCTTCGATAGCTTTTTTTGACCAAGCACCAGTATTGATATAGTCTGCTTTTTTGTTAACTGCAAAATTCATAGGAATCATAAGGAATTGCATTGAAGCACCACCTTGAAGGAAAAGAACCTTGTAGTTTTCAGGGATGTTCATCAGTTTTCTTAATGAAGCTTCTGCTCTGTCGATAATATCCTGATAAATCGATCCTCTGTGAGAAAGTTCCATAACAGACATACCACAATCTTTGTAGTTGATCATTTCGTCTGCAGCTTTTTGAAGAACTGGAACTGGAAGCATAGCTGGACCAGCTGAAAAATTAAACACTCTTTTAGTCATTTTCCACCCCTAATTTACGTTGTTAAACTTTGTTATTTTCATTGTTGTTTCACCATTTTACTTGGCATCAATTTATCGGGGTTTATGTATGCTGTCAAGTTAATTTTTTTATTCATAATTTTGTAAAAATTCGATGTATGTAATAAAATAGTGTTTGTTGAAAAGATTGTGAATTTTAATTAGTTTAGATATCTGGGATGTATTTATTAGGTATAATAATTTGATACTAGGAGAAAGAGGTAAATAATGTGCTTAACTTAGTTTATTAACTCGTAGTGATTAGTTTTTAGGAAGCGGGATTTATTCAGATAATTTTGTTTTTCTGAGAAAATGTATGGATCTTCCTAGGAATTTTCTCTTCAAAACTAATAACTTATAACACAAAAACCATCACTAGCCTAATTCTAACAGTAATGTTAGTGGAGCTGGTTCAATCTATGTAGGGGTAGCTGTTGAAAACGGTGAGCTTTACTCAACCTATGTGTCTGCTCGTCTCGCCAGATTGAATGTGATGCAAACGAAACCATCGTCTTTTAAAATGGTTGGTTTTGGTTAAGCTTTCTTAAAAAGTTTAGGAGTTTGTTACTTTTGTCCTCAAAAGTAGTATTCGAATTAAATTTAATGAATCTTGAAATGGGAGTACTTTTTTTAACTTTTAAAAAAAAATGGACTATGTTAGACTCAAAAAAGTTCATCAATAATAATTTTATCTGTGAATATTTAGTTCACCTATAAAGATAAAAAAATTAACAGAGTTTTTTCTTAATCATATGGTTTTATTTTTATATTAAGGTAGTTTTTGATAGGTAAACAAATATTTCAGAATTTAGATAAGTAGTAAATTTATTTTAATCAAATTGTAATTTTTCTGTTGACTAAGGAATAAAATCTGCTTAAATTAGGCACGTCTTAATGACAATTGACATATTCCGAAATAGCTCAGTCGGTAGAGCAGTTGGCTGTTAACCAATTTGTCGGGGGTTCAAGTCCCTCTTTCGGAGTAGAGAAAAGTCCTCATATTGAGGACTTTTTCATTTTAGACTAGTTCGGAAATTGCAATTAGAATTCTTTTGTTATACATTCCTCAATAAAAGGAAAAATAATGAAAATACAAGATCGTGTTCAAAGAACAATTTGGTTTGTTTCTAAGCGAGAGATGAGGACTATTGATCAAAGGTGTCTTCCTTTTAGATATGAAGAATTCTCTTTAGACTGTAGTGAAAAAGTAATATTTGCCATAAAAGAAATGGTTTTAAGAGGTGCTCCCCTGATTGGTGTAGCTGGAGCTGCGGGGGTTTATTTTGCTTTACTTGAATTGAAGGAAAACAATAATATTGAGCAATTTGAAAATACAATACAATTGATAAAAAATTCGAGACCAACAGCCATAAATCTCGTTTGGGCAGTTGACAGGGTTTTAAGAAAAATTGAAAACTATAGTGATGATTACAAATTGGAAGCTGCTTTCAATGAAGTTAATATTATAGCAGATGAAGATGTGGAGATGTGTCGTAAAATTGGATTAAATGGTTTAGAGCTAATCAAAGAAGTTTATAGAAAAAAGAAAGATACTGTCAACATTCTAACTCATTGTAATGCAGGATGGCTTGCAACTGTGGATTGGGGAACCGCAACTTCTCCAATTTATCATGCTCAAAAGGAAGGAATTCCTGTGCATGTATGGGTAGATGAGACCAGACCTCGAAATCAAGGAGGAAAATTAACAGCATATGAACTTATGGAACAGGGAGTGTCTTCAAGTTTGATAACTGATAATGCTGGTGGAATTTTAATGCAAAAAGGATTGGTGGATATGGTCATTGTAGGTTCTGATCGAACAAGTATAAATGGCGATGTTGCAAACAAAATAGGGACTTATTTAAAAGCATTGGCTGCGAAAGATAATGATATTCCTTTTTATGTAGCTTTACCGGTTAGTACTTTTGATCGTGCTATTATTGATGGTGTGAAAGAAATTCCAATTGAAGAACGAAGTGAAACAGAAGTCACTACCATCGATGGTGTTGATGAGCAAGGAAATATTGTTAATATAAAAATAGCTCCAGACAAAGTGAAAGTTTATAATCCTGGGTTTGATGTCACTCCATCAAGGTTAATTACTGCTTTGATAACAGATAAAGGTGTTATCAAGCCAATAAAAGATGAAATAGAGAGAGTTTTGTAATATGGAAGGTGTAATAAAGTTTGATTTTAGAAACATTAGCAACGATGTTTATGATAATGATTTGGTGAGAGAATTGATTGATTTAAGAAATCAATTGAATAAATTATCACTCGTAGCTGCATATGATGATGGGTTAGGTTACGGAAACGTAAGTTTTAGAGAAAATGATTGTTTCTACATAACAGCCTCTCAAACTGGGCATTTGAATAGTCTTGAACCTGAAAATATTGTTAAAATTCTGAAAACAGATCCAATTGATATGCTCATAGAATATTCAGGTAATTCAAAACCTTCATCGGAATCGGTATCTCATTACATGATCTATAATTCTAATCCAAAAATTGACTTGATCGTTCATTTTCACAATTTTGAACTATGGGAAAAATTATCACATGATAAAACAATTATTTCTGTCACTGGTGAATATGGCTCGAAAGAACTCGCAGAAAATCTTTCAAAAGCAGTAATGGCTAAAAATAGTGGCGTAATTTATATGAAAGACCATGAGGAAGGTGTGATTATTTTTGGAAGTAAAAGTGATGTTGTAAGGTTGTTTAAAAGATTTTGCAACGTAGAGTTGCGATAGAATTGATTTTAGATCTAACTTAGGTTATATTCTGCGAAACTGGGAGGGGAGATGTTTACTGGGCTGGTGGAAGAACTTGGAACTATTACCGACATAAAAAGAACTTCTAATGGGTTTACTATTGCAATTTCTTGCAAAGAGGTTCTTGATGATTTGAAAGTGGATGATTCAATCGCGGTAAACGGCGTGTGTCAAACAGTTGTGGAAGTTTCATCTGGTGGGTTTTCAGTAAATGCAATATCTGAAACCATAAACAGAACTACTTTTTACTCATTTAGCAAAAATCAAGTTGTAAACCTAGAAAGAGCAATCAGTTTAAATACAAGGCTTGGTGGACATATCGTTCAGGGTCATGTTGATTGCAAGGCTATAATTACTAATGTAGAGAATAATGGTT contains:
- a CDS encoding excinuclease ABC subunit C, yielding MSRDFKYTENEKLNFRLNNLPSNPGVYMYFDKKGNIIYIGKAKVLKNRIRSYFLNVGKHQQFKTEVLVRKIHNLEYIITDNELEALVLEANLIKKHKPKYNIDLKDDKSYPYLAVTKELYPRLYITRSINKENTKYYGPYTNVKAMRELLSSLKKIAGIRNCDLNLTENSIKSGNYKLCLDYHIKICSGPCKGLDDPELYRKRVKEVISFLTGNDKELMNSLKKKMIEASDQLNFELAALCRDQIKTLENYLEKQKVESADQTATDYVAVACEDNDACCVVFKVRNGRMIARNHYFLDGVYQKNISEILEEFVSLYYQKTSDYPELLLSSTEVEEPETIVEWLSKLKGKKVYLKTPQIGEKNRMIFLAVKNAEQLLNDMKLEKLKKDYTPRSILSLKRDLNLEKAPEIIECFDISHFAGRQTVASMVCFKNAKPFKAGYRKFNIKTVEGIDDFASMEEVVRRRYVKLETEESLHTPDLVIIDGGKGQLSRAKKVFDELKLDIPVIGLAKRLEEVFFPGDSEPVMLPRTSSSLKLIQQLRDEAHRFAITFHRSKREKAQIHSILDEINGIGEKKRETLIKEFGSIEIIKNLTVEELTKIKGINESLATIILEKLKK
- a CDS encoding 3-phosphoglycerate dehydrogenase, which encodes MKKILIATDKPFAAKAVDEIKKVVASNDGYELVMLEGYTDQADFVKAVSDVDAVIVRSDKATREVIEAGKNLKIIVRAGAGYDNVDLEAATEKGVCVMNTPGQNSNAVAELAFGMMITIARKKYTGKSGSELREKTVGIHAYGNVGKYVALIAKGFGMNVIAFDPFVSDEDIKKDGVTPVSTVEELYKKSDYLSLHIPANEKTKKSINFELLSTMKKGATLVNTARKEVICEEGLKKMMAERTDFKYVSDVAPDCQAELKEMYEERVLFTDKKMGAQTAEANINAGIAAAKQIIDFLENGNDKFRVNK
- the serC gene encoding 3-phosphoserine/phosphohydroxythreonine transaminase — translated: MTKRVFNFSAGPAMLPVPVLQKAADEMINYKDCGMSVMELSHRGSIYQDIIDRAEASLRKLMNIPENYKVLFLQGGASMQFLMIPMNFAVNKKADYINTGAWSKKAIEEAKKYGVDVHVAASSKESNYKYFPKLDSSMFRADADYIHITSNNTIYGTKCMTLPEVNVPVIADMSSNILSEEFDITKYAMVYAGAQKNIGPAGVTVCIIREDMIGKIENIPTMLDFKTHSDEGSMFNTPPTYGIYLAGLVFDYLLENGGVAAMEKINREKAQYIYDAIDNSTIFKAHVAQGEDRSLMNIPFFPDAEKYANAEELTTKFLKEASKEGFVTLKGHRSVGGMRASIYNAMPLEGCKKLAEFIEKFDRENR
- the mtnA gene encoding S-methyl-5-thioribose-1-phosphate isomerase → MKIQDRVQRTIWFVSKREMRTIDQRCLPFRYEEFSLDCSEKVIFAIKEMVLRGAPLIGVAGAAGVYFALLELKENNNIEQFENTIQLIKNSRPTAINLVWAVDRVLRKIENYSDDYKLEAAFNEVNIIADEDVEMCRKIGLNGLELIKEVYRKKKDTVNILTHCNAGWLATVDWGTATSPIYHAQKEGIPVHVWVDETRPRNQGGKLTAYELMEQGVSSSLITDNAGGILMQKGLVDMVIVGSDRTSINGDVANKIGTYLKALAAKDNDIPFYVALPVSTFDRAIIDGVKEIPIEERSETEVTTIDGVDEQGNIVNIKIAPDKVKVYNPGFDVTPSRLITALITDKGVIKPIKDEIERVL
- a CDS encoding class II aldolase/adducin family protein gives rise to the protein MEGVIKFDFRNISNDVYDNDLVRELIDLRNQLNKLSLVAAYDDGLGYGNVSFRENDCFYITASQTGHLNSLEPENIVKILKTDPIDMLIEYSGNSKPSSESVSHYMIYNSNPKIDLIVHFHNFELWEKLSHDKTIISVTGEYGSKELAENLSKAVMAKNSGVIYMKDHEEGVIIFGSKSDVVRLFKRFCNVELR
- a CDS encoding riboflavin synthase, coding for MFTGLVEELGTITDIKRTSNGFTIAISCKEVLDDLKVDDSIAVNGVCQTVVEVSSGGFSVNAISETINRTTFYSFSKNQVVNLERAISLNTRLGGHIVQGHVDCKAIITNVENNGLSVVYTLRPEQKYFKYIIDHGSVCLDGISLTVQNRLEGCFTVSIIPHTMKNTNVSRWKTGKEINFEADVLGKYVENFINGKSSLTLERLQELGF